The Daucus carota subsp. sativus chromosome 2, DH1 v3.0, whole genome shotgun sequence genome includes a window with the following:
- the LOC108210091 gene encoding E3 ubiquitin protein ligase RIE1: MADISTSGTATPLLHPRQAVARPPTLSMLLSRASSRGGASMLVRETAARQLEERRADWGYSKPVVALDIVWNLAFVFASLMMLLWSRKERPNVPIRVWIFVYAMQCLVHVVLVYAEFRRRRSGRRGGEFDVEANYEDESQEEDEDEERSGVLGVTSRSSFGKKFESANTILSFFWWMVGFYWVVSGGDYLLQSAPRLYWLSVIFLAFDVFFAIFCVVLASLIGIALCCCLPCIIAILYAIAGQEGASDADIGALQKYRFQMSNEKAGSGRLIPLPTSSDLLATERTVLREDAECCICLSPYEDGTEIHSLPCNHFFHSSCVVKWLKMNATCPLCKYNILKGSEQV; this comes from the exons ATGGCGGATATCTCAACTTCCGGTACGGCGACGCCGCTCCTCCACCCCCGCCAAGCCGTGGCCCGTCCACCGACTCTCTCCATGCTCCTCAGCCGCGCCTCCAGCCGCGGCGGCGCCTCGATGCTAGTGCGCGAGACGGCAGCTCGGCAGCTCGAAGAACGGCGCGCCGATTGGGGGTACTCGAAGCCGGTGGTGGCGCTGGACATAGTGTGGAACTTGGCGTTTGTGTTTGCGTCGTTGATGATGTTGTTGTGGTCGAGGAAGGAGAGGCCGAACGTGccgattagggtttggattTTTGTGTATGCGATGCAGTGTTTGGTTCACGTGGTGTTGGTTTATGCGGAGTTCAGGAGGAGGAGGAGTGGGAGGAGAGGTGGAGAGTTCGATGTGGAGGCCAATTACGAGGATGAGAGTCAGGAGGAAGATGAGGACGAGGAGAGGAGTGGGGTTTTGGGGGTTACTAGTCGGTCGAG TTTTGGCAAAAAATTTGAATCTGCTAATACAATACTGTCATTTTTCTGGTGGATGGTTGGCTTCTATTGGGTAGTTTCCGGAGGTGATTATCTGCTCCAGAGTGCTCCACGCTTGTACTG GTTATCAGtgatatttcttgcatttgatGTGTTCTTTGCGATCTTTTGTGTTGTTCTGGCATCTTTGATTGGGATTGCTCTTTGTTGCTGCTTGCCTTGCATTATTGCAATTCTCTATGCTATAGCCGGGCAG GAAGGTGCATCAGATGCTGATATTGGTGCTCTTCAGAAGTACAGATTTCAAATGAGTAACGAGAAAGCTGGATCTGGTAGATTGATTCCCCTTCCTACAAGCTCTGACCTCCTGGCTACTGAACGTACTGTTTTACGTGAGGATGCA GAGTGTTGTATATGTCTTAGTCCATATGAGGATGGAACAGAGATTCATTCGCTGCCTTGCAACCATTTTTTCCACTCTTCGTGTGTTGTGAAGTGGCTCAAGATGAATGCTACTTGTCCCCTCTGCAAGTACAACATCCTCAAGGGAAGTGAGCAGGTTTAA